In Brevibacterium zhoupengii, the following are encoded in one genomic region:
- a CDS encoding MMPL family transporter, with protein sequence MKEKLESSSHPRRAVRILIPAALILVWLAVFGFGGMSFGSIDDVSTDERSSFLPSSAESTKVQNEIAKFTGSDAVPAIIVAERSGGLTDTDKEGLDDFAERAADVIPGAESSPVIPSDDKEAAQLVVSIPSDAEIGDVVTQLEDDAAQELAGLDVWVSGPAGFSADLQEAFGGIDGILLLVALAVVFVILVIVYRSPLLPVLVLVSSLTALCAAVLINVALAREGIVTLNGQVQGILFILVIGAATDYSLLYIARCREELRDNPTPFPAAWKAMRGVFEPILASGGTVIVGLLCLLLSDLGSNSALGPVAAVGIACAMLTTLTFLPAMLAVFGRVAFWPRGPRYGTEHPVLTGPNATGLWPGVGRFVAKGPRRLVAGVTLVLVIGCGGLAFLDADGVPQSDFVLGESQARDGQAVIDRHFSGGSGNPAYVLAPSDERREVAEAISSSGGIDGLALVARDSASGTTPIDDDGQVITDSRPGPPAAEATEINGDIMFSLTLSAPADSLEAEGTIEDLRENLSSTQALVGGSTAVDLDTNDTSSRDRTVIIPIVLIVITIMLALLLRSLIAPVLLLATTVLSFGTALGVSAVIFRLIGQPQSDPSVPLYAFVFLVALGIDYNIFLMTRVREEAITHRTREGTLRGLSVTGGVITSAGIVLAATFAALLVIPIQFLLQLAIIVSLGVLLDALIVRTLLVPALSLWIGDRLWWPSRLAKPSKH encoded by the coding sequence ATGAAAGAAAAGTTGGAGTCGTCGTCTCATCCTCGACGGGCCGTGCGCATCCTTATTCCCGCTGCCCTCATTCTCGTCTGGCTGGCAGTATTCGGATTCGGTGGGATGAGTTTCGGATCGATTGACGACGTCTCCACCGACGAGCGATCGTCATTCCTGCCCTCGAGTGCAGAATCGACCAAGGTCCAGAACGAGATTGCGAAGTTCACCGGATCAGACGCAGTCCCGGCGATCATCGTCGCCGAACGTTCAGGCGGTCTCACCGACACCGACAAGGAGGGACTCGACGACTTCGCTGAACGCGCAGCCGATGTCATTCCTGGTGCGGAGTCCTCCCCGGTCATCCCATCGGATGACAAGGAGGCCGCGCAGCTTGTCGTCTCGATCCCCTCCGATGCCGAAATCGGCGATGTGGTCACACAGTTGGAGGACGACGCTGCACAAGAGCTGGCCGGCCTCGATGTCTGGGTCAGCGGACCGGCAGGTTTCAGCGCCGATCTGCAAGAGGCCTTCGGCGGAATCGACGGAATCCTGCTCCTCGTCGCCCTCGCTGTCGTGTTCGTCATTCTCGTCATCGTCTACCGATCGCCCCTGTTGCCGGTTCTTGTGCTCGTCAGCTCTCTCACGGCCCTGTGCGCAGCGGTGCTGATCAATGTCGCATTGGCTCGTGAGGGAATCGTGACGCTCAATGGGCAGGTCCAAGGCATCCTCTTCATCCTGGTCATCGGTGCCGCTACCGACTACTCCCTGCTCTACATCGCCCGTTGCCGAGAAGAGCTGCGGGACAATCCCACCCCTTTCCCTGCCGCGTGGAAAGCGATGCGCGGCGTGTTCGAACCGATCCTGGCCTCGGGCGGAACTGTCATCGTGGGCCTCCTGTGTCTGCTGCTCTCCGACCTCGGATCGAACTCAGCACTCGGCCCGGTGGCGGCGGTAGGAATCGCGTGTGCCATGCTCACCACACTGACCTTCCTGCCGGCCATGCTCGCAGTCTTCGGGCGAGTGGCGTTCTGGCCGCGGGGGCCCCGATATGGGACCGAGCACCCGGTGCTCACCGGTCCGAATGCCACAGGGCTCTGGCCAGGAGTGGGCCGGTTCGTCGCCAAAGGACCCCGTCGTCTAGTCGCCGGAGTCACCCTCGTTCTCGTCATCGGCTGCGGCGGTTTGGCGTTCCTCGATGCCGACGGCGTCCCGCAGAGTGACTTCGTGCTCGGCGAAAGTCAGGCACGCGACGGCCAGGCAGTAATCGACCGTCACTTCTCCGGCGGCTCGGGCAACCCTGCGTACGTGCTCGCACCCAGTGACGAACGTCGAGAGGTCGCTGAGGCGATTTCGTCGTCAGGCGGTATCGACGGTCTCGCGCTGGTCGCCCGAGATTCCGCGTCGGGCACGACACCGATTGACGACGATGGCCAGGTGATCACCGACTCACGGCCTGGCCCGCCAGCGGCAGAGGCGACGGAGATTAACGGGGACATCATGTTCTCGCTGACCTTGTCCGCTCCTGCGGACTCACTTGAGGCAGAAGGCACCATCGAGGATCTGCGTGAGAACTTGTCCTCGACTCAGGCGTTGGTCGGTGGCAGCACAGCTGTTGATCTCGATACCAACGACACATCGTCACGAGATAGAACGGTGATCATTCCCATCGTTCTCATCGTCATCACCATCATGCTCGCCCTCCTGCTGCGATCCCTGATCGCGCCGGTGCTGCTGCTGGCGACGACGGTGCTGAGCTTCGGCACGGCGCTGGGAGTCAGTGCCGTCATCTTCCGTCTGATCGGGCAACCTCAATCAGATCCGTCGGTACCGCTGTATGCTTTCGTCTTCCTCGTGGCATTGGGAATCGACTACAACATCTTCCTGATGACCCGAGTTCGGGAAGAGGCCATCACCCACAGAACGAGGGAAGGCACACTCCGAGGACTGTCGGTGACGGGAGGGGTGATCACGAGCGCAGGAATCGTACTCGCTGCGACTTTCGCAGCACTCCTCGTCATTCCCATCCAGTTCCTCCTCCAGCTGGCGATCATCGTCTCGCTGGGTGTCCTCCTCGATGCTCTCATCGTGCGGACGCTGCTGGTGCCGGCTCTGTCGCTGTGGATCGGGGATCGTCTGTGGTGGCCCTCGCGTCTGGCCAAGCCCAGCAAGCACTGA